The following are from one region of the Capsicum annuum cultivar UCD-10X-F1 chromosome 1, UCD10Xv1.1, whole genome shotgun sequence genome:
- the LOC107858673 gene encoding phenylacetaldehyde reductase-like codes for MLNFITQGKEAWSDGIYKFIDVRDVANAHILAFEVPSANGRYCLVGANGDSSSSSLLKILQKLHHSITVPGNFEENGLALKKMDCLLPRPSKYRGKEQKL; via the exons ATGCTCAACTTCATAACACAAG GGAAAGAAGCATGGTCTGACGGAATATATAAATTTATCGATGTTAGGGATGTTGCAAATGCACATATACTAGCATTTGAGGTTCCTTCAGCAAATGGGAGATATTGTTTAGTTGGGGCGAATGGtgactcttcttcttcttcacttttgAAGATCCTACAGAAGCTTCACCATTCCATCACTGTCCCTGGGAA CTTTGAAGAAAATGGATTGGCTTTGAAGAAAATGGATTGCCTGTTACCCCGACCTTCCAAATATCGGGGGAAAGAGCAAAAACTATAG